One genomic region from Anabaena sp. PCC 7108 encodes:
- a CDS encoding ATP-binding protein, giving the protein MTKPKISKKISTALINSLGAGVVPRVGIEHIAVGREKELNSLLNNLNDIAEGVAAFRFIIGNYGSGKSFMLQMIRNRAMEQGFVVADADLSTGRKLAGSNNEGLATYRELMSRLATKTRPDGGALISILEGWINKIQQEVAKEQGINPNDEGFDEQVEVKIREVVHYIEDLVHGFDFGTVIIAYWRSYRLDNDELKNASLRWLRGEFNTKTEAKAALGVRVIIDDDTWFDYIKLLAKFVAEIGYKGMLILIDEAVNLYQISTTVTREKNYNRLLAMFNDTMQCKAENLGIFIGGTTKFLEDPNRGLFADQAWRRRTKESRFSTQAGVQEYMSPVIRLNPLTETEIFSLLQRLTEIHALNFAYEKTLTNRELKEFVQEIISRLGAEALLTPGEIIRDFISVLNVIYQNPEIKFTELVHGSNFKPTTVGDSENIDGDVSEFSL; this is encoded by the coding sequence ATGACAAAACCAAAAATTTCCAAAAAAATCTCCACCGCTTTAATTAATTCCTTGGGTGCAGGAGTAGTCCCCAGAGTTGGAATTGAACACATAGCAGTAGGTCGAGAAAAAGAACTTAATAGCCTATTAAATAATCTTAATGATATCGCCGAAGGTGTAGCCGCATTTCGGTTTATCATTGGTAACTACGGCTCCGGTAAAAGCTTCATGCTGCAAATGATTCGTAACCGGGCTATGGAGCAAGGATTTGTAGTTGCTGACGCTGATTTATCCACTGGACGCAAACTAGCAGGAAGCAACAATGAAGGTTTAGCAACTTATCGAGAATTGATGAGTCGTCTCGCTACAAAAACTCGTCCTGACGGTGGTGCTTTAATTTCTATTTTAGAAGGATGGATTAATAAAATTCAGCAAGAAGTAGCTAAAGAACAGGGCATAAATCCCAATGATGAAGGTTTTGATGAGCAAGTAGAAGTGAAAATTCGGGAAGTAGTTCACTATATTGAAGACTTAGTTCATGGCTTTGATTTTGGTACTGTAATTATTGCTTATTGGCGTAGTTATCGTTTAGATAATGATGAATTAAAAAATGCGTCTTTACGCTGGTTGAGAGGAGAATTTAATACCAAAACTGAAGCTAAAGCCGCATTAGGAGTACGGGTGATTATTGATGATGATACCTGGTTTGATTATATCAAACTCTTAGCGAAATTTGTAGCGGAAATAGGCTATAAAGGAATGTTAATTTTAATAGATGAAGCCGTCAATTTATATCAAATATCCACGACAGTCACTCGTGAAAAGAACTACAACAGACTGTTAGCAATGTTCAACGACACCATGCAATGTAAAGCAGAAAATCTGGGTATTTTTATTGGGGGAACAACTAAATTTTTAGAAGATCCAAATCGAGGACTTTTTGCTGACCAAGCTTGGCGTAGACGCACAAAAGAAAGTCGTTTTTCTACCCAAGCAGGTGTACAAGAATATATGAGTCCAGTTATTCGACTCAATCCTTTAACTGAAACAGAAATCTTCTCACTTTTACAACGATTAACAGAAATTCATGCCCTCAATTTTGCTTATGAAAAGACCTTAACAAATAGGGAATTAAAGGAATTTGTCCAAGAAATTATTAGTCGTTTAGGTGCAGAAGCTTTACTCACACCAGGAGAAATTATTCGGGATTTTATTAGTGTGTTAAATGTTATTTATCAAAACCCAGAAATTAAGTTTACTGAATTAGTTCATGGTTCTAACTTTAAACCTACTACTGTTGGTGATAGTGAAAATATAGATGGAGATGTATCTGAATTTAGTTTGTAA
- a CDS encoding T3SS effector HopA1 family protein — MLDSSTNQILNSLFDIATNIQIESNFCIHHPHYQPFSLPTTVANRFQQNSPALQQKYLALLLRNFLHSIYYNGSLQTTLEANTGNINYSKIPNLQQNSSLGVDWDFYEQLHQSNHGTGNYDPDWQVLRLEPDRSIAVTKAGLTLYVEPECYLKSRKKSAKVGDSIAIWMPKNRLQNGCYVAVSNVGEEHPNTPNADLGVGRIYFNFTPSGAIALMDSLTEQLNNTEIAFSFQVLYNPSAYGRYDAGVLHFERQNYPIIHKILQAVYKQHQSHFQPEIPLFTKFLAPGLSLAEEPSHKFAAQESFGLNRCQIVANALLEAWEKGKNAIEERMQIINEHFAQHLIDVHRPYLNPASEDIYQPLN, encoded by the coding sequence ATGCTAGATAGTTCTACAAATCAAATTCTAAATTCTTTGTTTGATATTGCTACTAATATCCAAATAGAGTCTAATTTTTGTATTCATCATCCCCATTATCAACCGTTTTCTTTGCCAACTACAGTAGCAAATAGATTTCAACAAAATTCGCCAGCTTTACAACAAAAATATCTAGCTTTACTACTACGTAATTTTCTCCATAGTATCTATTATAACGGTTCACTACAAACCACTTTAGAAGCCAACACTGGTAATATTAATTACTCAAAAATTCCAAATTTACAGCAAAATTCTAGTTTAGGTGTTGATTGGGATTTTTATGAGCAACTACATCAGAGTAATCACGGTACTGGTAACTATGACCCTGATTGGCAAGTGTTACGATTAGAACCTGATAGGAGTATAGCTGTAACTAAAGCTGGTTTGACATTGTATGTTGAGCCAGAATGCTATCTCAAATCTCGTAAAAAGTCTGCCAAGGTGGGTGATTCTATTGCTATATGGATGCCTAAAAATCGCTTACAAAATGGCTGTTATGTGGCGGTTAGCAATGTAGGCGAAGAACATCCAAATACGCCAAATGCTGATTTAGGAGTAGGGCGAATTTATTTTAATTTTACGCCATCTGGTGCGATCGCTCTCATGGACAGCCTCACAGAACAACTAAATAATACAGAAATTGCTTTTAGCTTTCAGGTTCTCTATAACCCCTCTGCATATGGGCGCTATGATGCAGGGGTACTCCATTTTGAACGACAAAATTATCCCATCATCCACAAAATTCTGCAAGCTGTTTATAAACAGCATCAAAGTCATTTTCAGCCAGAAATACCCTTATTTACCAAATTTTTAGCTCCCGGATTGAGTTTAGCAGAAGAACCAAGCCACAAATTTGCTGCACAGGAAAGTTTTGGACTAAACCGATGTCAAATTGTCGCTAATGCTTTGTTAGAAGCTTGGGAAAAAGGGAAAAATGCTATTGAAGAACGCATGCAAATTATTAACGAACACTTTGCACAGCATCTAATTGATGTACATCGTCCTTACCTCAATCCTGCTTCTGAAGATATATATCAACCCTTGAATTAA
- a CDS encoding tellurite resistance TerB C-terminal domain-containing protein, with translation MTLVKHDSENFNTLKTSKMQSAIISNRLILGIAAFSVSFGLSLVPNWDFTKALITGMITVLATYSAALFVDKRRRNYEMLILGSLNRIIREREGLKSRIAREIKQIEEHRSILYSESQQLQNQIAECRNQRDSLHRELGNFAGQKKQLESEISILTTEVHDLENSTEELKNDCSHLAAEKRRLELNSHGLRSEITQIQNQIEAFQAEKQEIESSLTLLGRLKPQLEEKLYELRIEIQELEMKIVQGNNLLIETKTNKENLDNSLISLQNQTTAQQAELNQLQNQVLLLQNERDLLQSQVWELLQQMETLNQENLYENPEEDDIELFPFDQLLEPISLIDYELNTSDNLPTEWTNFLENLPEYEIQVLKAIVEQDNPKPTIKKIAEANITMPNLLIDSINEIANNTIGELIIQTAEEIPEIYQEHIPNVKKVIAIYEKPSN, from the coding sequence ATGACATTAGTAAAACATGATTCTGAAAACTTCAATACACTAAAAACAAGCAAGATGCAATCAGCAATCATCAGTAATCGCTTAATTCTAGGTATAGCAGCCTTTAGTGTCAGTTTTGGTCTAAGTCTCGTCCCCAACTGGGATTTTACTAAAGCCTTAATCACAGGAATGATTACTGTATTAGCTACCTATTCAGCCGCTTTATTTGTTGATAAACGACGCAGGAATTATGAAATGTTAATTTTAGGTTCTCTAAATAGAATAATTAGAGAACGTGAAGGATTAAAATCTCGTATTGCTAGAGAAATAAAACAAATAGAAGAGCATCGCAGTATACTTTACAGCGAATCTCAGCAGCTACAAAATCAAATCGCAGAATGTCGTAATCAAAGAGATAGTCTTCATCGAGAGTTAGGCAATTTTGCCGGACAAAAAAAGCAGTTAGAATCAGAAATTAGTATTTTAACAACTGAAGTACATGATTTGGAAAATAGTACAGAAGAATTGAAAAATGACTGCTCTCATCTTGCAGCCGAAAAACGCCGATTAGAATTGAATTCTCATGGTTTACGTTCAGAAATAACCCAGATCCAAAATCAAATTGAAGCCTTTCAAGCCGAAAAGCAGGAAATCGAAAGTAGTTTAACTCTGTTAGGTAGACTCAAACCCCAACTAGAAGAAAAACTATATGAACTAAGAATAGAAATTCAAGAACTAGAAATGAAGATAGTCCAAGGAAATAACTTACTTATCGAGACAAAGACGAATAAAGAAAATTTAGACAATAGTCTGATTTCTCTACAGAACCAAACTACAGCACAACAAGCTGAACTCAACCAACTACAAAATCAAGTTCTATTGTTACAAAATGAACGCGACTTATTACAAAGTCAAGTTTGGGAACTACTCCAACAAATGGAAACACTCAATCAAGAAAACTTATATGAAAATCCAGAAGAAGACGATATTGAATTGTTTCCTTTTGATCAATTACTAGAACCAATATCACTCATAGACTATGAACTGAACACCTCAGATAACTTACCCACAGAATGGACTAATTTTCTGGAAAATCTGCCAGAATATGAAATCCAGGTATTAAAAGCCATAGTTGAGCAAGATAATCCCAAACCTACCATTAAAAAAATTGCTGAAGCCAACATCACCATGCCAAATTTATTAATTGACTCCATAAATGAAATTGCTAATAATACTATTGGGGAACTGATTATACAAACAGCAGAAGAAATTCCAGAAATTTATCAAGAACATATTCCCAACGTCAAAAAAGTAATAGCAATCTATGAAAAACCTAGCAACTAA
- a CDS encoding thioesterase family protein, translated as MIFNYQRVVRFQDTDAAGVVYFANVLGICHEAYEESLISLDINLKTFFTNPSLAFPIVHTNVDFFSPMYCGDKLMIRLLPQKISVDKFEINYEITLNKVIVAKAMTRHVCIDVNSRMKQELPDHISNWLETHRKDLEGAERRKLREEIV; from the coding sequence ATGATTTTCAATTATCAGCGGGTTGTACGTTTTCAAGATACTGACGCAGCTGGAGTAGTTTATTTTGCGAATGTTTTGGGAATTTGCCATGAAGCTTATGAAGAATCATTAATATCTCTCGATATCAACTTAAAAACTTTTTTTACTAATCCATCTTTAGCTTTCCCGATTGTACATACTAATGTAGATTTTTTTAGCCCAATGTATTGTGGTGACAAGCTAATGATTAGATTATTACCTCAAAAAATTAGTGTGGATAAGTTTGAAATTAACTATGAAATCACGTTGAATAAGGTAATAGTTGCTAAAGCTATGACTCGTCATGTTTGTATTGATGTCAATAGCAGAATGAAGCAAGAGTTGCCTGATCATATCAGCAATTGGTTGGAAACTCATCGTAAAGACTTAGAGGGGGCTGAGAGAAGAAAGTTGCGGGAGGAAATTGTCTAA
- a CDS encoding serine/threonine-protein kinase, whose amino-acid sequence MTNQDLGDFAKETLLERYEVQQQLGKKAGRRTLLTRDLQTQELVVVKLLSFNDEFQWHDLKLFEREAETLQAISHPAIPRYLDYFELDTPDYKGFALVQSYIPAESLETQLKAGRSFSEEEVKQLATAILEILKYLHGRQPPVIHRDIKPSNILLTNRSGNSVGEVYLVDFGSVQTIARTNSTMTVVGSYGYMPPEQFNGKATPASDLYGLGATLIYLVTGEHPADLPQQDLVIKFEAAANISPGFSSWLRKMTQPILSKRLASAEQALHALELPKNKTQTPVKISNSVLVKPFGSKVSLHKNADFMEIVIPPLGGFSKIIMMFSWYCKVVLPLSFLMLLPIFRIISPLLIPVSLLILFLVICMCFFGNKILHINRTKIFSYYELFGIERHHPLPSMKKNIIRLEITHTYENNRPQACLIIWSGMLKYKIHTGENHTFAISTLELDWLAEELSNWLELPITRN is encoded by the coding sequence ATGACAAATCAAGATTTAGGTGATTTTGCCAAAGAGACGCTCTTGGAACGCTACGAAGTGCAGCAGCAACTGGGTAAAAAAGCCGGACGAAGAACGCTGCTGACTCGTGATTTGCAAACCCAAGAACTAGTAGTAGTGAAACTACTTTCATTTAATGATGAATTTCAATGGCACGATTTGAAACTCTTTGAACGTGAAGCCGAAACTCTTCAAGCTATATCCCACCCAGCAATTCCCCGTTACCTAGATTACTTTGAGTTAGATACTCCTGACTACAAAGGATTTGCACTCGTACAAAGTTATATTCCCGCTGAATCTTTAGAAACACAACTGAAAGCAGGACGTAGTTTTAGTGAAGAAGAAGTCAAACAATTAGCGACAGCAATATTAGAAATTCTTAAATATTTACACGGTCGTCAACCACCTGTAATTCACCGCGATATCAAGCCTAGTAATATACTTTTAACCAATCGTTCTGGTAATAGTGTCGGTGAGGTTTATTTAGTAGATTTTGGCTCAGTGCAAACTATTGCTAGAACAAACAGCACAATGACTGTTGTTGGTAGTTATGGGTATATGCCACCTGAACAATTTAATGGTAAAGCTACTCCTGCTTCTGATCTTTATGGTTTGGGTGCAACTTTAATTTACTTAGTAACAGGTGAACATCCAGCCGATTTACCGCAACAAGATTTAGTAATTAAATTTGAAGCAGCAGCTAATATTAGTCCTGGTTTTAGCAGTTGGTTGCGGAAGATGACACAACCTATTTTGAGTAAAAGATTGGCTTCTGCTGAACAGGCTTTACACGCTTTAGAACTACCTAAAAATAAAACTCAAACTCCAGTCAAGATATCTAATTCAGTTTTAGTAAAACCTTTTGGAAGTAAGGTAAGTTTGCATAAAAATGCTGACTTTATGGAAATTGTTATCCCTCCATTGGGTGGATTTTCAAAAATTATTATGATGTTTTCCTGGTATTGTAAGGTGGTTTTACCGCTTTCATTTTTAATGCTTTTGCCAATCTTTAGAATCATTTCACCTCTGCTGATTCCAGTTAGTTTGTTAATATTATTTTTGGTCATATGTATGTGCTTTTTTGGAAATAAAATCCTGCATATAAATAGGACTAAAATTTTTTCATATTATGAATTGTTTGGAATTGAGCGACATCATCCACTTCCTAGTATGAAAAAAAATATTATTCGCTTAGAGATAACCCATACTTACGAAAACAATAGACCTCAGGCTTGTTTAATTATCTGGTCAGGAATGCTAAAATATAAAATTCATACTGGTGAAAATCATACTTTTGCTATCAGTACTTTAGAACTTGATTGGTTGGCGGAAGAGCTGAGTAATTGGCTAGAATTACCAATTACTAGAAACTAA
- a CDS encoding ATP-binding protein — protein MDNQAMPTAHTSSYIKVQFLQRQAASLLLYQSVLQGKVAIAFLELLQAIRYTDADGRDCLKAYGSYFQALAASNQTWEEYLISQILIADNPFSKLAQQRKFADLPPALVAATQNDLQILQSLYECNSAILSEWVQIAAHLPVSPVVWYQEPQKVFDQGLPASLPQLTTWADAVEDLAAYYQQYGTGLFAEYSAFRWQAGEFVGIRYADTVKLSTLVGYEWQKDTLLKNTEFLLSGESALHVLLYGSRGSGKSSLIKALLNEYRHRNLRLIEVAKSELQDLPKIVEYLRGVPQKFVIFVDDLAFEEDDDAFKALKVVLEGSLTARPQNTVVYATSNRRHLIREYFSDRPTPKDHEEVHAWDTMQEKLSFSDRFGLTLTFEAADQKTYLQIVQHLAAKTGINITPSDLEYQALQWATRHNGRSGRTARQFIDFLKAELAVFGENNNSL, from the coding sequence ATGGATAATCAAGCAATGCCGACGGCACACACTTCGTCTTATATCAAAGTTCAATTCCTCCAGCGTCAAGCTGCCTCTCTTTTACTTTACCAATCCGTTCTCCAAGGCAAAGTAGCGATCGCATTTCTGGAACTGTTACAAGCAATACGTTACACTGACGCAGATGGGCGTGATTGTCTCAAAGCTTACGGTAGCTATTTCCAAGCTTTAGCTGCCAGCAATCAAACTTGGGAGGAATACTTAATCAGTCAAATTCTGATTGCTGATAACCCCTTTAGCAAATTGGCTCAACAGCGAAAATTTGCTGACTTGCCCCCAGCTTTAGTAGCAGCAACCCAAAATGATTTACAAATATTACAAAGTCTCTATGAATGTAACAGTGCAATTTTAAGCGAGTGGGTGCAAATTGCCGCTCATTTGCCAGTTTCCCCAGTCGTGTGGTACCAAGAGCCTCAAAAAGTGTTTGACCAAGGTTTGCCGGCTTCTCTCCCGCAATTAACAACTTGGGCTGATGCCGTAGAAGATTTAGCAGCTTATTATCAACAATATGGAACAGGTTTATTTGCAGAATACAGTGCTTTTCGCTGGCAAGCCGGAGAGTTTGTGGGTATTCGCTATGCTGATACAGTGAAGCTAAGTACACTAGTAGGTTATGAGTGGCAAAAAGATACTTTGTTAAAAAATACAGAGTTTTTATTATCAGGAGAGTCCGCACTGCACGTATTACTTTACGGTAGTCGTGGTTCTGGCAAATCTTCATTAATCAAAGCTTTGTTAAACGAATATCGTCACAGAAACCTCCGCTTGATAGAAGTTGCCAAATCAGAACTCCAAGATTTACCCAAAATTGTCGAGTATTTGCGGGGAGTACCCCAAAAATTTGTTATTTTTGTTGATGATCTTGCTTTTGAAGAGGATGATGATGCCTTTAAAGCCCTAAAAGTAGTTTTAGAAGGCAGTTTAACCGCTAGACCCCAAAATACAGTTGTTTATGCTACTTCTAACCGTCGTCACTTGATTCGAGAGTATTTTAGTGATCGACCTACCCCCAAGGATCATGAGGAAGTCCATGCTTGGGATACAATGCAGGAAAAGCTGTCATTTAGCGATCGCTTTGGTCTCACTCTAACCTTTGAAGCCGCAGATCAAAAAACTTATTTACAAATTGTCCAACATTTAGCAGCAAAAACAGGCATAAATATCACTCCCTCAGATTTAGAATACCAAGCTTTGCAATGGGCAACTCGCCATAATGGACGTTCTGGCAGAACAGCACGTCAATTTATAGACTTCTTAAAAGCAGAGTTAGCTGTATTTGGTGAAAATAACAATAGCCTGTAG
- a CDS encoding TMEM14 family protein, translating to MNLGIVAAFGYGILSLLGGIIGYIQAKSKVSLLSGSMSGLLLIFSAYCQLQGQTWGLTVAAFITGILIFFFALRLAKTRKFMPAGLMIILGMLTLAVIINQIFVSK from the coding sequence ATGAATTTAGGTATAGTTGCCGCTTTTGGCTACGGCATTTTATCGTTATTAGGTGGCATTATTGGCTACATTCAAGCTAAAAGTAAAGTTTCGTTATTAAGTGGTAGCATGAGCGGTTTGTTACTAATTTTTTCTGCCTACTGTCAACTTCAGGGACAAACCTGGGGTTTGACTGTAGCAGCTTTTATTACTGGTATTTTAATATTTTTCTTTGCGTTGCGACTAGCTAAAACACGTAAGTTCATGCCGGCAGGATTAATGATTATTTTGGGTATGCTGACATTGGCGGTAATAATTAATCAAATTTTTGTCTCTAAGTAG
- a CDS encoding phosphotransferase family protein, giving the protein MLLSLSSQNVIQYLQKVGLRSAEDGAKYESKLPENNRKNHNLLVTLANNHKLLVKQEQHINLDISHHEFFKEWLFHQLLQQFPILGNISEITSLVLNFDQENSILVRSYLSEYTELETFYQNNGIFPIEIAISIGNALAGLHRTTFQQREYRDFMATAPQGQFRYNFYNPAQGISSISPEIFGTIPTEALKFHALYQCYESLESAIADLAYEWNPCCLTHNDLQLNNILVHSRWEQLDNCLVRLIDWETCTWGDPAFDLGTILASYVKIWLSSLIVDPTLELEESLHLAMIPLETIQPSILAILRSYLHGFPMILDYNQNFLVRVIQFTGLALIHQIQEMIDNRKYFDNTNLCMLEVAKSLLTMPEQAVLTIFGASETEILQSATGKKLPKPAKETQLVRIYYEKTRLRGC; this is encoded by the coding sequence ATGTTATTATCACTGTCTTCTCAAAATGTTATCCAGTATCTGCAAAAGGTAGGGCTGCGTAGCGCAGAAGATGGCGCAAAATATGAATCCAAGTTACCGGAAAATAACCGAAAAAATCATAATTTATTGGTGACTTTGGCAAATAATCACAAACTGTTGGTGAAACAAGAACAACATATAAATTTGGATATTAGTCATCATGAATTTTTTAAAGAATGGCTATTTCACCAACTGTTACAGCAGTTTCCCATCCTTGGGAATATTTCTGAGATAACTTCATTAGTATTAAATTTTGATCAGGAAAATTCTATCCTCGTCCGTAGCTATTTAAGTGAATATACGGAATTAGAAACATTCTATCAAAATAACGGTATTTTCCCTATTGAAATTGCTATATCTATTGGTAATGCCTTAGCAGGTTTACATCGTACAACCTTCCAACAGCGAGAATATCGTGATTTTATGGCCACTGCACCCCAAGGACAGTTTCGCTATAATTTTTACAATCCGGCTCAAGGTATAAGCTCAATTAGTCCAGAGATTTTTGGCACAATTCCCACTGAAGCACTCAAGTTTCATGCTCTTTATCAGTGTTATGAAAGTCTAGAATCGGCAATTGCAGACTTGGCCTATGAATGGAATCCTTGTTGTTTGACTCACAACGATTTACAGTTGAACAATATTTTGGTTCATTCTCGTTGGGAACAGCTAGATAATTGCTTAGTAAGGCTGATTGATTGGGAAACTTGTACTTGGGGAGATCCAGCTTTTGATTTAGGAACTATACTAGCAAGTTATGTCAAAATTTGGCTTTCAAGTTTGATAGTAGATCCTACTCTAGAGTTAGAAGAATCTTTGCATTTAGCAATGATACCACTGGAAACTATTCAACCTTCAATCCTGGCTATCCTTCGTTCTTATCTGCATGGATTTCCCATGATTTTAGACTACAATCAAAACTTCCTTGTGCGTGTTATTCAATTTACAGGATTGGCACTGATTCATCAAATTCAAGAAATGATTGACAACCGTAAATATTTTGATAATACCAACTTGTGTATGCTCGAAGTTGCCAAAAGTTTACTAACTATGCCTGAACAAGCTGTGCTGACTATTTTTGGTGCTTCCGAGACAGAGATTCTGCAATCTGCAACTGGTAAAAAACTACCAAAACCAGCAAAAGAAACTCAACTAGTGCGGATTTATTACGAAAAAACTCGTCTGCGCGGTTGTTAG
- a CDS encoding DEAD/DEAH box helicase has protein sequence MSNSIFSRLAPFIQEYIYLHNWTELRPVQIAACQVIFETDAHLLVAAATAAGKTEAAFLPILTLLYEQPTTTIGALYISPIKALINDQFERLNDLLKAADISVYSWHGDVGQSRKNKLLKNPQGILQITPESLESLLINKNNELIRLFADLRFIIIDEIHAFMGSERGYQIICQLQRLAKVTTIQPRRIGLSATLGDYSMAEAWLSSGTDKAVITPKIAAGKRQIKLAIEHFYFEKELEKSAYDQYIFNLSKSRKCLIFANNRTQTESIISSLRQIAKQEGFPDIYHVHHGSISATLRQSAENAMREPHTPAVTAATLTLELGIDIGELERVIQLESPLSVASFLQRLGRSGRRGEFADMRFVCSEKQLLSETSLPEQIPWQLLQCIAIIQLYLEERWLEPIKPIKYPLSLLYHQTMSILKATGELSPAALAQEVFNLSPFANISTDDYKLLLRYLIDINHIQKTEQGKLIIGLLGEKIVNKFQFYAVFADHQEYVVKQGATEIGGIVIPPPVGNQFALAGRSWEVIEVDFKKKAIFVKQAEGKASIYWRGSSGNIHTKILQRMRQVLLENTEYSYLQKNAKLRLQEVRKLAQNAGLDKHNIILLEKNKCCIFPWMGTVAYRTLERLLNSFCRESLEINSIGGLNPYYLTLKLGKNKFSSVYPEISSLCEQRITAEHLVSHAEAPELQKYDKFIPHELLRKAFVNDYLDMEELRQQILIWEREKP, from the coding sequence ATGAGTAACAGCATTTTTTCCCGACTTGCACCCTTCATTCAAGAATATATTTATCTTCACAATTGGACAGAATTACGACCAGTGCAAATTGCTGCTTGTCAGGTAATATTTGAAACTGATGCTCATTTGCTAGTTGCTGCGGCTACCGCTGCGGGAAAAACAGAAGCCGCATTTTTACCGATTTTAACTTTATTATACGAACAACCAACTACTACAATAGGCGCATTGTATATTAGTCCCATTAAAGCTTTAATTAATGATCAATTTGAACGTCTCAATGATTTATTAAAAGCCGCAGATATATCAGTATACTCTTGGCATGGTGACGTAGGGCAAAGTCGCAAAAATAAACTTTTAAAAAATCCCCAAGGCATTCTACAAATAACACCAGAATCTTTAGAAAGCTTATTAATTAACAAAAATAATGAACTAATCCGGTTATTTGCTGATTTACGTTTTATCATTATTGATGAAATTCATGCTTTCATGGGTTCAGAACGTGGTTATCAAATTATTTGTCAACTACAACGTTTAGCAAAAGTTACCACAATACAACCTCGTCGTATTGGTTTATCAGCAACTCTGGGTGATTACTCAATGGCTGAAGCATGGTTAAGTTCAGGAACAGATAAAGCAGTAATTACCCCAAAAATTGCAGCAGGAAAACGCCAAATAAAATTAGCTATAGAGCATTTTTATTTTGAAAAAGAATTAGAAAAATCAGCATATGATCAATATATTTTCAATCTTAGTAAATCTCGTAAATGTCTGATATTTGCTAACAACCGCACCCAAACAGAATCTATTATTTCTTCTCTACGCCAAATAGCTAAACAAGAAGGATTTCCAGATATATATCATGTACATCATGGGAGCATTTCTGCGACTTTACGACAATCTGCTGAAAATGCTATGCGTGAACCTCATACTCCTGCGGTAACAGCAGCAACTTTAACCCTAGAATTAGGTATTGATATTGGTGAATTAGAAAGAGTAATACAATTAGAATCACCGTTATCAGTTGCTAGTTTTTTACAAAGATTAGGAAGAAGTGGTAGAAGAGGTGAATTTGCGGATATGCGTTTTGTTTGTTCAGAAAAACAACTATTATCAGAAACTTCTTTACCAGAACAAATCCCTTGGCAACTTTTACAGTGTATCGCTATTATTCAACTTTATTTAGAAGAGCGTTGGCTAGAACCAATCAAGCCAATTAAATATCCTTTAAGTTTACTTTATCATCAAACAATGAGCATTTTAAAAGCAACTGGGGAGCTTTCACCTGCTGCTTTAGCCCAAGAAGTTTTTAATTTATCCCCATTTGCAAATATTTCGACGGATGATTATAAGTTGTTACTACGATATTTAATTGATATTAATCACATTCAAAAAACTGAACAAGGTAAATTAATTATTGGTTTATTAGGAGAAAAAATAGTTAATAAATTTCAGTTTTATGCTGTATTTGCTGATCATCAAGAATATGTTGTTAAACAAGGGGCAACGGAAATTGGTGGTATTGTCATACCACCTCCTGTTGGTAATCAATTTGCCTTAGCTGGAAGAAGTTGGGAAGTTATAGAAGTTGACTTCAAAAAAAAGGCTATTTTTGTTAAACAAGCTGAGGGTAAAGCTAGTATTTATTGGCGTGGTAGTAGCGGTAATATTCATACCAAAATTCTACAACGAATGCGTCAGGTTTTGTTAGAAAATACAGAATATAGCTATTTACAAAAAAATGCTAAATTACGTTTGCAGGAAGTTAGAAAATTAGCGCAAAATGCTGGATTAGATAAACATAACATTATACTTTTGGAAAAAAATAAATGCTGCATCTTTCCTTGGATGGGTACTGTTGCTTACCGCACTTTAGAAAGATTGCTTAACTCTTTTTGTCGAGAATCATTAGAAATCAATAGTATTGGTGGGCTAAATCCTTATTATTTGACTTTGAAATTAGGTAAGAATAAATTCTCGTCTGTTTATCCAGAAATTTCTTCTTTATGCGAACAAAGAATTACAGCAGAACATTTAGTTAGTCATGCAGAAGCACCAGAACTGCAAAAATATGATAAATTTATTCCCCATGAACTTTTAAGGAAAGCTTTTGTGAATGATTATTTAGATATGGAAGAACTGAGACAACAGATTTTAATTTGGGAGAGAGAGAAACCTTAA